A genomic region of Deinococcus aquaedulcis contains the following coding sequences:
- a CDS encoding DUF1232 domain-containing protein produces MIKRIRAVWRDALALLFALGDRQTPTSARLLALGALAYALLPLDLLPDLTPVLGVADDALVVPGLLALAARTLPAPVYQAAQGRSLALQRRLPWLVPAVAFGALGAAGLLGWALWQALAG; encoded by the coding sequence TTCGTGCGGTGTGGCGCGACGCCCTGGCCCTGCTGTTCGCCCTGGGGGACCGGCAGACCCCCACCAGTGCCCGGCTGCTGGCCCTGGGGGCGCTGGCCTACGCTCTGCTGCCCCTGGACCTCTTGCCCGACCTCACCCCGGTGCTGGGCGTGGCCGACGACGCCCTGGTGGTGCCGGGGTTGCTGGCGCTGGCGGCGCGCACCCTGCCGGCACCGGTGTATCAGGCGGCGCAGGGGCGCAGTCTGGCCTTGCAGCGGCGCTTGCCATGGCTGGTGCCGGCGGTGGCCTTCGGGGCCCTGGGGGCGGCGGGGCTGCTGGGCTGGGCGCTGTGGCAGGCCCTGGCTGGCTGA
- a CDS encoding response regulator transcription factor, with translation MRLLLVEDDARIAQPTASALREAGYAVTWAQTGPEGLEQAALGDFPLVVLDVMLPGMDGFAVARELRAQGSAAAILFLTARGELTDRVEGLDLGGDAYLVKPFAMPELLATLRALSRRERGQGAPRVAFAAGRGLLDTVARTVGWDGQEVAVTGREYALLETLALAPERWFTREDLIDRVWGPGFEGEARIVDVYVRYVRRKLAPEAISSERGRGYRVER, from the coding sequence ATGAGACTGCTGCTTGTGGAGGACGACGCACGCATTGCGCAGCCCACCGCCAGCGCCCTGCGCGAGGCTGGGTACGCCGTCACCTGGGCGCAGACGGGGCCGGAGGGCCTGGAGCAGGCGGCCCTGGGCGACTTTCCGCTGGTGGTGCTGGACGTGATGCTGCCCGGGATGGACGGCTTTGCGGTCGCCCGCGAACTGCGTGCCCAGGGCAGCGCGGCCGCCATTCTGTTCCTGACCGCGCGCGGCGAACTGACCGACCGGGTAGAGGGACTGGACCTGGGGGGCGACGCTTATCTGGTGAAGCCGTTTGCCATGCCTGAACTGCTGGCCACCCTGCGCGCGCTGTCGCGCCGGGAGCGGGGGCAGGGGGCGCCGCGCGTGGCCTTTGCGGCGGGACGCGGCCTGCTGGACACCGTGGCCCGCACGGTGGGCTGGGACGGGCAGGAGGTGGCCGTGACCGGGCGCGAATATGCCCTGCTGGAAACCCTGGCGCTGGCCCCCGAACGCTGGTTTACCCGTGAAGACCTGATTGACCGCGTGTGGGGCCCTGGCTTTGAGGGCGAGGCCCGGATTGTGGACGTGTACGTGCGCTACGTGCGGCGCAAGCTTGCCCCCGAGGCCATCAGCTCCGAGCGGGGGCGGGGTTACCGGGTGGAGCGCTGA
- a CDS encoding sensor histidine kinase, which yields MRRLPLPLTLRAQLALWAALATGLAVALVAGGLYVAVSGFLRQAQAQRLNSAVEVVQGRVEDLLRPHRPGEGGPDDLLPSLLGVATVSQADLERIARAVDGEGLALRVVALQGGELQAVGTAGFPALFLQTLAPGLHGTPDGAALLLVRPLRGNALLQIALDTRALNEARRAFGRALTLLLPLAVALSLLVGWLVAGRLLRPVRALELAARTVGAGGDLRRPLPGAGEGDELARLALTLQGAFARLADAREREQGFLRAAAHDLRSPLAALTARVEGSLARERDAERYRSDLKEIGTDIARLSTLANHLLLLARDPAAVQRAPVPLRELAADAVDRARELDPLADVDLHAPQAVTVPGDRVLLGQVIWNLTTNAVRHAPGATVTVAVEAREGGAVVTVTDDGPGVDAATLARLGEAFFRPDASRSLDTGGHGLGLALARQVAALHGGTLSLRSAPGQGFCAQLHLPAAVPARLVP from the coding sequence ATGCGCCGCCTCCCCTTGCCGCTGACCCTGCGCGCCCAGCTGGCTCTGTGGGCCGCGCTGGCCACCGGTCTGGCCGTGGCCCTGGTGGCGGGCGGGCTGTATGTGGCGGTCAGCGGCTTTCTGCGGCAAGCGCAGGCGCAGCGTCTGAACAGCGCCGTGGAAGTAGTGCAGGGCCGGGTGGAGGATCTGCTGCGTCCCCACCGCCCCGGCGAGGGCGGGCCGGACGACCTGCTGCCCTCGCTGCTGGGGGTGGCCACGGTCTCGCAGGCGGACCTGGAACGCATTGCCCGTGCGGTGGACGGCGAAGGCCTGGCCCTGCGGGTGGTGGCGCTGCAGGGGGGCGAACTGCAGGCGGTGGGCACGGCGGGCTTTCCGGCGCTTTTCCTTCAAACCCTGGCGCCGGGCCTGCACGGCACCCCGGACGGCGCGGCGCTGCTGCTGGTAAGGCCGCTGCGGGGCAACGCCCTGCTGCAGATTGCCCTGGACACCCGCGCCCTGAACGAGGCCCGGCGGGCGTTTGGGCGCGCACTGACCCTGCTGCTGCCCCTGGCCGTGGCCCTGTCGCTGCTGGTGGGCTGGCTGGTGGCGGGGCGGCTGCTGCGGCCGGTGCGGGCCCTGGAACTGGCGGCCCGGACGGTGGGGGCGGGCGGCGACCTGCGCCGGCCCCTGCCCGGGGCGGGCGAGGGCGACGAACTGGCGCGGCTGGCCCTGACCCTGCAGGGCGCCTTTGCCCGGCTGGCCGATGCCCGCGAGCGCGAACAGGGCTTCCTGCGCGCCGCCGCCCACGACCTCAGAAGCCCGCTGGCCGCCCTGACCGCCCGGGTGGAAGGCAGCCTCGCCCGCGAGCGCGACGCCGAGCGCTACCGCAGCGACCTGAAGGAAATTGGCACGGACATCGCGCGGCTCTCCACCCTGGCCAACCATCTGCTGCTGCTGGCGCGCGACCCGGCGGCCGTGCAGCGCGCGCCTGTCCCGCTGCGCGAGCTGGCTGCCGACGCTGTGGACCGCGCCCGCGAGCTGGACCCCCTGGCGGATGTGGACCTGCACGCCCCGCAGGCCGTGACCGTGCCCGGCGACCGGGTGCTGCTGGGGCAGGTCATCTGGAACCTCACCACGAATGCGGTGCGCCACGCCCCAGGCGCCACGGTCACGGTGGCGGTAGAAGCCAGGGAAGGGGGCGCCGTGGTGACCGTCACCGACGACGGCCCCGGCGTAGACGCCGCCACCCTGGCCCGGCTGGGCGAGGCGTTTTTCCGCCCCGACGCCAGCCGCAGCCTGGACACTGGCGGGCACGGCCTGGGGCTGGCGCTGGCGCGGCAGGTGGCGGCGCTGCACGGCGGCACGCTGAGCCTGCGCAGCGCGCCCGGGCAGGGTTTTTGCGCGCAGCTGCACCTGCCAGCGGCCGTGCCGGCGCGTCTGGTACCCTGA
- a CDS encoding nucleotidyltransferase family protein — translation MNIQGEAHWSAVVLGGGDPGDPFAAAHGVKVKPLIPVAGLTMAERVLRALRGSGQVARVAYVGPTTPALDPWIDERVTDHGTLLSNLEAGVEALRAAGLQPGERVLVVTADIPLLSAEQVRDVLRAAPDAALVYPVVRREACEAAFPGVKRTYARLKDGVFTGGNLFLLDPALIGQFLPRLREVLAARKAPLRLAALIGPGILLRLVTGRLSVAALEAKVSALLGVTARALVTPHAAVGTDVDKDSDLELVARHLTGAASDPAPPPA, via the coding sequence ATGAACATCCAAGGCGAAGCGCACTGGAGCGCGGTGGTGCTGGGCGGCGGCGATCCCGGCGACCCCTTCGCGGCGGCGCACGGCGTGAAGGTCAAGCCCCTGATTCCGGTGGCGGGCCTGACCATGGCCGAGCGGGTGCTGCGGGCCCTGCGCGGCAGTGGGCAGGTGGCGCGCGTGGCCTACGTGGGCCCCACCACCCCCGCCCTGGACCCCTGGATTGACGAGCGGGTCACCGACCACGGCACCCTGCTGAGCAACCTTGAGGCCGGTGTGGAGGCCCTGCGCGCCGCTGGGCTGCAGCCCGGCGAGCGGGTGCTGGTGGTCACCGCCGACATTCCGCTGCTGAGCGCTGAACAGGTGCGCGACGTGCTGCGCGCGGCCCCGGACGCCGCGCTGGTGTACCCAGTGGTGCGCCGCGAGGCCTGTGAGGCGGCCTTTCCCGGCGTAAAACGCACCTACGCCCGCCTCAAAGACGGCGTGTTCACGGGCGGCAACCTCTTTCTGCTGGACCCGGCCCTGATCGGACAGTTCCTGCCCCGGCTGCGCGAGGTGCTGGCCGCCCGCAAGGCCCCGCTGCGACTGGCCGCCCTGATTGGCCCCGGCATTCTGTTGCGGCTGGTCACCGGGCGCCTGAGCGTGGCGGCGCTGGAAGCGAAAGTTTCGGCGCTGCTGGGGGTCACGGCGCGCGCCCTGGTCACGCCGCACGCGGCGGTGGGCACCGATGTGGACAAGGACAGCGACCTTGAACTGGTGGCCCGGCACCTGACCGGGGCGGCCAGCGATCCTGCCCCGCCGCCGGCCTGA
- a CDS encoding ferredoxin translates to MPHVIVSPCIGVKDQACTEVCPVECIYDGGDQFVIHPDECIDCGACVPACPVSAIFPEEDVPGGEEEFIVKNRAHFGL, encoded by the coding sequence ATGCCTCACGTGATCGTCAGCCCCTGCATCGGTGTCAAGGACCAGGCTTGCACCGAGGTCTGCCCGGTGGAATGCATTTACGACGGTGGTGACCAGTTTGTCATTCACCCCGACGAATGCATTGACTGCGGCGCGTGCGTGCCCGCCTGCCCGGTGAGCGCCATCTTCCCCGAAGAGGACGTGCCCGGCGGCGAGGAAGAGTTTATCGTCAAGAACCGCGCTCACTTCGGGCTCTAA
- a CDS encoding magnesium transporter CorA family protein has translation MLTYYRSIGGKLTTLDQYVDGCWINAADPTPEELARVSRETGLELDYLSYPLDPDERSRFEREDGQLLIIMQTSYRLPEDSDIPYDTVPLGILHTDHCLVTVCALPENPVVKDVLSGLVRRVSTVKKNRLTLQLFLRNAQRFLIDVRQINKRVDTIEDKLENSQQNRELLNLLKLEKSLVYFLTGLKANEAMMERVKRDRIFEMYEEDSDLLDDVLIENLQAIEMASIASNILTSMAGAFASVISNNVNQVVKVLTVTTILVAIPTLVTSVFGMNVPIPFAENPNGIWIVLALAVALAGTLAGIFYRLRVL, from the coding sequence ATGCTGACGTACTACCGCAGCATCGGCGGGAAGCTCACCACGCTGGACCAGTACGTGGACGGCTGCTGGATCAACGCCGCCGACCCCACCCCCGAGGAACTGGCCCGCGTCAGCCGCGAAACCGGGCTGGAGCTGGATTACCTGAGTTACCCCCTGGACCCGGATGAGCGCTCCCGCTTTGAGCGCGAAGATGGGCAACTCCTGATCATCATGCAGACGAGTTACCGCCTGCCCGAAGACAGCGATATCCCCTACGACACGGTGCCGCTGGGCATTCTGCATACCGACCACTGCCTGGTCACGGTGTGCGCCCTGCCGGAAAATCCGGTGGTCAAGGACGTGCTCAGCGGGCTGGTGCGCCGGGTGAGCACCGTCAAGAAAAACCGCCTGACGCTGCAGCTGTTTCTGCGCAACGCCCAGCGCTTCCTGATTGACGTGCGGCAGATCAACAAGCGCGTGGACACCATTGAGGACAAGCTGGAAAACAGCCAGCAGAACCGCGAACTGCTGAACCTGCTGAAACTGGAAAAGAGCCTCGTGTACTTCCTGACCGGCCTGAAGGCCAACGAGGCCATGATGGAACGGGTCAAGCGCGACCGGATTTTCGAGATGTACGAAGAAGACAGTGACCTGCTGGACGACGTGCTGATCGAGAACCTGCAGGCCATTGAAATGGCCAGTATCGCCAGCAACATTCTGACCAGCATGGCGGGCGCCTTTGCCAGCGTGATTTCCAACAACGTGAATCAGGTGGTGAAGGTGCTGACGGTGACGACCATTCTGGTGGCGATTCCCACGCTGGTGACCAGCGTTTTCGGGATGAACGTGCCCATTCCCTTCGCCGAAAATCCCAATGGCATCTGGATTGTGCTGGCCCTGGCAGTGGCCCTGGCCGGAACGCTGGCCGGCATTTTCTACCGCCTGCGCGTGCTGTGA
- a CDS encoding DUF4262 domain-containing protein — MLADVRACGWHVVMVPEDAEGPALAYTVGLTQTFRHPELILFGLPLPTMQAILNLAAALIREGQRFPAGTHSKQLLEQTEVRFEQVNARHHDEFLGMARRSTGKVPFAALQIIWPNRAGQFPGPGLPVSVTRQPLLQ; from the coding sequence ATGCTGGCCGATGTCCGCGCCTGTGGCTGGCATGTCGTCATGGTGCCCGAGGACGCTGAGGGCCCAGCCTTGGCCTACACGGTCGGCTTGACGCAGACGTTCCGCCATCCAGAGTTGATTCTTTTCGGACTGCCGCTGCCCACCATGCAGGCCATCCTGAATCTGGCAGCGGCGCTGATTCGAGAAGGGCAGCGCTTTCCGGCCGGAACCCATTCAAAGCAACTGTTGGAGCAGACCGAAGTGCGGTTTGAGCAGGTCAATGCGCGGCACCATGATGAGTTTCTAGGGATGGCCCGGCGCTCTACGGGGAAGGTGCCGTTCGCCGCGCTGCAGATCATCTGGCCCAATCGGGCTGGACAGTTCCCCGGCCCCGGTCTGCCCGTTTCGGTGACCCGTCAACCGCTGCTTCAATGA
- a CDS encoding DoxX family protein, whose product MSVTRFIGRALLASIFIKSGLDHLQHPEPIVRAARGAEVPEPELAVKVNSGVMVGAGALLALGLAPRVSATALAASLIPTSVIGHPFWDKSGKERQQQQTQFLKNLALLGALLMVTSQD is encoded by the coding sequence ATGAGCGTGACGAGATTCATCGGGCGGGCGCTGCTCGCAAGCATCTTCATCAAGAGCGGCCTGGACCACCTGCAGCACCCCGAACCCATCGTGCGCGCCGCGCGCGGCGCCGAGGTGCCCGAACCCGAACTGGCCGTCAAGGTCAACAGCGGCGTCATGGTGGGGGCGGGCGCCCTGCTGGCCCTGGGGCTGGCCCCCCGCGTCAGCGCCACCGCCCTGGCCGCCAGCCTGATCCCCACCAGCGTCATCGGCCACCCCTTCTGGGACAAGTCCGGCAAGGAGCGCCAGCAGCAGCAGACGCAGTTTCTGAAGAATCTGGCCTTGCTGGGCGCGCTGCTGATGGTCACCAGTCAGGACTGA
- the rph gene encoding ribonuclease PH, whose protein sequence is MTAPQSSKFPAREGRDPLTPRPVTVKRGVNPHAPGSAHLIMGRTEILATVTLEEKPAPHMRGKKEGWLTAEYSMLPRATTDRQARERNLQNGRRYEIQRLLGRALRAGMDLRFFRNQTLYVDCDVLVADGGTRVASILAGHAALHDFCDRLIQKGQLTDWPIARNVGAISVGLLGDEVRVDLDYAEDKAARADLNVVATDAGLIVEVQGGAEEGALTHEEYVRLLSTGTAAVQDVMREITRQLAVIQGL, encoded by the coding sequence ATGACTGCCCCCCAATCCAGCAAGTTTCCCGCCCGCGAGGGCCGCGACCCCCTTACCCCCCGGCCCGTGACCGTCAAGCGCGGCGTGAACCCGCACGCGCCGGGCAGCGCGCACCTGATCATGGGGCGCACCGAAATCCTGGCCACCGTGACCCTGGAAGAAAAGCCTGCGCCGCACATGCGCGGCAAGAAAGAGGGCTGGCTGACGGCGGAATACTCCATGCTGCCGCGCGCCACCACGGACCGGCAGGCCCGAGAGCGCAACCTGCAAAACGGGCGCCGCTACGAGATTCAGCGCCTGCTGGGCCGCGCCCTGCGCGCCGGGATGGACCTGCGGTTTTTCCGCAACCAGACGCTGTACGTGGACTGCGACGTGCTGGTGGCTGACGGCGGCACCCGCGTGGCCAGCATTCTGGCCGGCCACGCCGCCCTGCACGACTTCTGCGACCGCCTGATTCAGAAAGGCCAACTCACCGACTGGCCCATTGCGCGCAATGTGGGGGCCATCAGCGTGGGGCTGCTGGGCGACGAGGTGCGCGTGGACCTGGACTACGCCGAGGACAAGGCCGCGCGCGCCGACCTGAACGTGGTCGCCACCGACGCGGGGCTGATCGTGGAGGTGCAGGGCGGCGCCGAGGAAGGCGCCCTGACGCACGAGGAATATGTGCGCCTGCTGTCCACCGGCACCGCCGCCGTGCAGGACGTGATGCGCGAGATCACCCGGCAGCTGGCGGTGATTCAGGGGCTCTGA
- the murI gene encoding glutamate racemase: protein MTPPPPLGVFDTGVGGLSVLADLRRTLPGQDMLYLADTAHVPYGARPDDEIRALTERAVTALHAQGVGAVVVACNTASAFSLAHLRERFDMPIIGLVPAVKPAVQATRSGVVGVLATPGTLRGTLLADVIREWAEPAGVQVLRAVSTELVPLVEAGKADHAETRAVLRDILAPVAQAGADQLVLGCTHYPFLAASIRAEFGDTFALLDSGAAVARHTRRVLEGAGLLAPDTTAGTVRYAVTGDPARSAPVFAALLAETMHNGEELHRAHAPRIERLHT from the coding sequence ATGACCCCTCCCCCGCCCCTGGGCGTGTTCGATACCGGCGTGGGCGGCCTGAGTGTCCTGGCCGACCTGCGCCGCACGCTGCCCGGCCAGGACATGCTGTATCTGGCCGACACCGCCCACGTGCCCTACGGGGCGCGCCCCGACGACGAGATCCGCGCCCTGACCGAACGCGCCGTGACGGCGCTGCACGCGCAGGGGGTGGGGGCCGTGGTGGTGGCGTGCAATACAGCGTCCGCCTTCAGCCTCGCGCACCTGCGCGAACGGTTCGACATGCCCATCATTGGGCTGGTCCCGGCGGTGAAACCCGCCGTGCAGGCCACCCGCAGCGGCGTGGTGGGCGTGCTGGCCACGCCCGGCACCCTGCGCGGCACCCTGCTGGCCGATGTGATCCGCGAGTGGGCCGAGCCGGCGGGCGTGCAGGTGCTCAGGGCAGTGAGCACCGAACTGGTGCCGCTGGTGGAAGCGGGCAAGGCCGACCATGCAGAGACGCGGGCGGTGCTGCGCGACATCCTGGCCCCGGTGGCCCAGGCGGGGGCCGATCAGCTGGTGCTGGGCTGCACCCATTACCCCTTTCTGGCCGCCAGCATCCGCGCAGAATTTGGCGACACCTTCGCCCTGCTGGACAGCGGCGCGGCCGTGGCGCGGCACACCCGCCGCGTGCTGGAGGGCGCCGGGCTGCTTGCCCCCGACACCACGGCCGGTACGGTGCGCTACGCCGTGACGGGCGACCCGGCGCGCTCTGCCCCAGTCTTCGCCGCGCTGCTGGCCGAAACCATGCACAATGGGGAAGAACTTCACCGGGCCCACGCGCCCAGAATCGAGCGCCTGCACACATGA
- a CDS encoding nucleoside triphosphate pyrophosphohydrolase family protein: protein MTQATPGVLAEVGRERQRQEAKWGEQNLEPAVWLMVLGEEVGEANNAALEALMTHCDKQASVRGARSLDDYRAELIQVAAVAVSAVESLDRQRARAEQALEAQATAAPSPV, encoded by the coding sequence ATGACCCAGGCCACGCCGGGGGTGCTGGCCGAGGTGGGGCGCGAACGCCAGCGCCAGGAGGCCAAGTGGGGCGAGCAGAATCTGGAGCCCGCCGTGTGGCTGATGGTGCTGGGGGAAGAGGTGGGTGAAGCGAACAACGCGGCCCTGGAAGCCCTGATGACCCACTGCGACAAGCAGGCCAGCGTGCGCGGCGCGCGCAGCCTGGACGACTACCGCGCCGAACTGATTCAGGTGGCAGCGGTGGCGGTGTCGGCGGTGGAAAGCCTGGACCGCCAGCGGGCGAGGGCCGAACAGGCGCTGGAGGCCCAGGCGACAGCGGCGCCCAGCCCAGTCTGA
- a CDS encoding aminotransferase-like domain-containing protein — protein MSRSPAAFDPASALSRRARTMNASAIREILKITQRPDVISFAGGLPAPELFPIEEVRAATNAVLDRAGAAALQYSTTEGHPPLREWIGAQAGIPAANVQIVTGSQQGLDLLGKVLLDESDVVLVEAPTYLGALQSFQPYLPRYVQLPTDEGGIDVDALEEVLKTSRAKLLYAVPNFQNPTGRTLSAERRQRLVELTAQYGVLVIEDDPYGQLRFSGEPAPSLYELGLRLHGDPDRNHVVYSSSFSKTLAPGLRDAWVQAAAPIIAKLIQAKQGSDLHTPTLNQMIMAELVHEVLPRQIERVRQAYGERAGLMLTAIGEHFPAEVEHTTPQGGMFLWLTLPAGVDTGALLPRAVERKVAYVPGSPFYALGGGENTMRLSYSNATPGQIDTGMRALGGLLREELGA, from the coding sequence ATGAGCCGCTCCCCCGCCGCGTTTGATCCGGCCAGCGCCCTGTCGCGCCGGGCCCGCACCATGAACGCCAGCGCCATCCGCGAGATTCTGAAAATCACCCAGCGCCCGGACGTGATCTCGTTCGCGGGCGGCTTGCCGGCGCCCGAGCTGTTTCCCATAGAAGAGGTGCGCGCGGCCACGAACGCGGTGCTGGACCGCGCCGGCGCGGCGGCGCTGCAGTACTCCACCACCGAAGGCCACCCGCCGCTGCGCGAGTGGATTGGTGCGCAGGCGGGCATTCCGGCCGCCAACGTGCAGATCGTGACCGGCAGCCAGCAGGGCCTGGACCTGCTGGGCAAGGTGCTGCTGGACGAAAGCGACGTGGTGCTGGTCGAAGCCCCGACCTACCTGGGCGCGCTGCAGTCTTTTCAGCCTTACCTGCCGCGCTACGTGCAGCTGCCCACCGATGAGGGCGGCATTGACGTGGACGCGCTGGAAGAGGTGCTGAAGACCAGCCGGGCGAAACTGCTGTACGCCGTGCCCAACTTCCAGAACCCCACGGGCCGCACCCTCAGCGCCGAGCGCCGCCAACGGCTCGTCGAACTGACCGCGCAGTACGGCGTGCTGGTCATTGAAGACGATCCCTACGGCCAGCTGCGCTTTTCTGGCGAGCCGGCGCCCAGCCTCTACGAACTGGGCCTGCGCCTGCACGGCGACCCGGACCGCAACCACGTGGTGTATTCCAGCTCGTTTTCCAAAACCCTGGCCCCGGGCCTGCGTGACGCCTGGGTGCAGGCCGCCGCGCCGATCATCGCCAAGCTGATTCAGGCCAAGCAGGGCTCGGACCTGCACACGCCCACGCTAAACCAGATGATCATGGCCGAACTGGTCCACGAGGTGCTGCCCCGCCAGATCGAGCGGGTGCGCCAGGCCTACGGCGAGCGCGCCGGGCTGATGCTGACGGCCATTGGGGAGCACTTTCCAGCCGAGGTGGAGCACACCACCCCGCAGGGCGGCATGTTCCTGTGGCTCACGCTGCCGGCGGGCGTGGACACGGGGGCCCTGCTGCCGCGTGCCGTGGAGCGCAAAGTAGCCTACGTGCCCGGCAGCCCCTTCTACGCGCTGGGCGGCGGCGAGAACACCATGCGCCTGAGTTACTCCAATGCCACGCCCGGGCAGATTGACACCGGCATGCGCGCCCTGGGTGGGCTGCTGCGCGAGGAGCTGGGCGCATGA
- the fba gene encoding class II fructose-1,6-bisphosphate aldolase: MLVTGNDILVPARAGKYGVASFNTNNMEITQAIIHTAEKLRSPVMVQMSEGAIKYGGQDLANIVIDIAQRATVPVALHLDHGSSYASALKAIKMGFTSVMIDASHHPFEENVKETRRVVEAAHAMGISVESELGRLGGIEEHIVVDEKDAFLTDPEEAVQFIEQTGTDYLAIAIGTSHGAYKGKGRPFIDHARIEKIAQLTSIPLVAHGSSGVPAEIVERFRTGGGVIGDAAGIADEDLQRATGHGIAKVNVDTDLRLASTVAIREALNANPKEFDPRKIFGPARDLMSQIVEHKLTVLGSVGKA, from the coding sequence ATGCTCGTCACTGGTAACGACATTCTGGTTCCCGCCCGCGCTGGCAAATACGGCGTGGCCTCGTTCAACACGAACAACATGGAGATCACGCAGGCGATCATTCACACCGCTGAAAAACTGCGCAGCCCCGTGATGGTGCAGATGAGCGAAGGCGCCATCAAGTACGGTGGTCAGGATCTGGCCAACATCGTCATTGATATTGCCCAGCGTGCCACAGTGCCGGTGGCGCTGCACCTGGATCACGGCTCCTCCTATGCGTCGGCGCTGAAGGCGATCAAGATGGGCTTTACCAGCGTGATGATTGACGCCTCGCACCACCCCTTCGAGGAAAACGTCAAGGAAACCCGGCGCGTGGTGGAAGCCGCGCACGCCATGGGCATCAGCGTGGAGTCCGAGCTGGGGCGCCTGGGCGGCATTGAAGAGCACATCGTGGTGGACGAGAAAGACGCCTTCCTGACCGATCCTGAGGAAGCCGTGCAGTTTATCGAGCAGACCGGCACCGATTACCTCGCCATTGCCATCGGCACCAGCCACGGCGCCTACAAGGGCAAGGGCCGGCCCTTCATTGACCACGCCCGCATCGAGAAAATTGCGCAGCTGACCAGCATTCCCCTGGTGGCACACGGCTCCAGCGGCGTGCCCGCCGAGATCGTGGAGCGCTTCCGCACGGGCGGCGGCGTGATCGGCGACGCGGCCGGCATTGCCGACGAGGACCTGCAGCGCGCCACCGGCCACGGCATCGCCAAGGTGAACGTGGACACCGACCTGCGTCTGGCCAGCACCGTGGCCATCCGCGAGGCGCTGAACGCCAACCCCAAGGAGTTCGACCCCCGCAAGATCTTTGGCCCCGCCCGCGACCTGATGAGCCAGATCGTGGAGCACAAACTGACCGTGCTGGGCAGCGTAGGCAAGGCCTGA